The following are encoded together in the Burkholderiaceae bacterium DAT-1 genome:
- a CDS encoding HDOD domain-containing protein has product MIEEPLNGLNAWVSYLSVCDIPMLQYTQIELSRCQSEIDEISIDNISDILYHDALAILRLSRHAQHITPRHLQNEVTTVSKCLMISGLLPSIRILTKSTSLDQHYLKNSFSTTHANELLQRAYLAGSCAQALADRRNDIDSHEVRTAAVLHDVAELLIACYAPKVLHRVHELQTNDRMLRSKVAQKRVFGITFQELEMALIEEWRLPRILQQLIDSSNEANPRVRTVRWATNAARHLSTAWNDAALPDDYKEGADIANISPESCADMTRHTALQTAKDWRWYNVRPPASTLLQYPA; this is encoded by the coding sequence ATGATTGAAGAACCACTCAATGGACTCAACGCCTGGGTATCCTATTTATCAGTATGCGATATTCCAATGCTGCAATACACGCAAATAGAACTCAGCCGTTGTCAGAGTGAAATAGATGAGATCAGTATTGATAATATCTCAGATATTCTCTACCACGATGCACTGGCAATTTTACGTCTGAGTCGCCATGCGCAACACATTACCCCTCGCCATTTACAAAATGAAGTGACCACCGTTTCCAAATGCTTAATGATATCGGGATTGTTACCCTCGATCCGTATACTTACCAAATCGACATCCTTGGATCAACATTATCTGAAGAATTCATTTAGCACCACACATGCAAATGAACTGCTACAGAGAGCCTATCTCGCAGGTAGTTGTGCACAAGCATTGGCGGATAGACGGAATGATATCGACTCGCACGAAGTAAGAACAGCAGCTGTCCTGCATGACGTCGCAGAACTACTGATTGCCTGTTACGCCCCCAAAGTACTACATCGGGTTCATGAACTTCAAACAAATGATCGGATGTTACGCAGCAAAGTTGCGCAGAAGCGTGTTTTTGGCATCACATTTCAAGAACTCGAAATGGCACTCATCGAAGAATGGCGCCTACCCCGAATTCTCCAGCAGCTAATAGATTCCAGCAACGAAGCCAATCCCAGAGTCAGGACAGTCCGCTGGGCGACGAACGCTGCTAGACATTTAAGCACCGCCTGGAATGATGCAGCCCTGCCAGATGACTATAAGGAAGGAGCAGACATCGCCAACATATCGCCGGAGTCATGTGCTGACATGACTCGACACACCGCACTTCAAACAGCAAAAGACTGGCGCTGGTATAACGTCAGACCACCAGCAAGCACCCTACTTCAATATCCCGCATAA
- a CDS encoding symmetrical bis(5'-nucleosyl)-tetraphosphatase yields MATYAIGDVQGCFVELSSLLSKIGFEPGRDTAILLGDLVNRGPDSLRVLNWARKLEDCVRVVLGNHDLHMLAVAFGVVDSKRKDTFADVISQGKDSTILHWLRNQSLLIDDGQHVYVHAGIWPGWALETAKRLSGELEHHLASSDPRSFLNSLYGNEPDIWCDTLEGERRSRFVTNVFTRMRVLSPDGRLNMDYKGVTNDVPDGAIPWFDFPRETPLNRRVVFGHWSALGLQMRQDIVSLDTGCVWGRALTGWCVETGEIVSVDSTMPPGFE; encoded by the coding sequence ATGGCTACGTATGCCATTGGTGATGTGCAGGGGTGCTTTGTCGAACTTTCTAGTCTGTTGTCCAAGATTGGATTTGAACCGGGGCGCGATACTGCCATTTTATTAGGCGACCTGGTGAATCGCGGTCCTGACTCACTGCGTGTGCTTAATTGGGCGCGCAAGCTTGAAGACTGCGTGAGAGTAGTGCTTGGCAATCATGATCTGCATATGCTGGCGGTTGCGTTCGGTGTGGTGGATAGTAAGCGGAAGGATACCTTTGCGGATGTGATTTCGCAGGGTAAAGATTCCACGATTTTGCATTGGCTGCGGAATCAGTCACTATTGATTGATGATGGACAGCATGTGTATGTACATGCGGGTATATGGCCTGGATGGGCGCTGGAAACGGCAAAGCGATTGTCCGGTGAACTGGAGCACCATCTTGCATCCAGCGATCCACGTTCCTTTCTGAACAGTCTTTACGGCAACGAACCTGATATTTGGTGCGACACACTCGAGGGTGAGCGTCGATCTAGGTTTGTCACAAACGTATTTACCCGTATGCGCGTACTGAGCCCTGATGGCCGACTGAATATGGACTACAAGGGTGTGACTAACGATGTCCCTGATGGTGCCATCCCGTGGTTCGATTTTCCGCGCGAAACGCCATTAAACCGGAGGGTGGTGTTTGGGCATTGGTCTGCATTGGGGTTGCAAATGCGACAAGACATCGTTTCACTAGACACAGGGTGTGTGTGGGGGAGGGCATTGACCGGGTGGTGCGTTGAGACGGGTGAAATTGTGAGTGTAGACTCAACTATGCCCCCTGGTTTCGAATAA
- a CDS encoding 1-acyl-sn-glycerol-3-phosphate acyltransferase, translated as MIPHDVYADVSAEAQSELKSPFAPADLPMNANWFTQTVRLLRLTFHLVSGLLQVSLLFPRYDSVKRMNAVRKWSLNLLKINGIHVNVRGATPQARSSGILLVANHISWIDIFVMNAAYPSRFVAKSDVRHWPLIGWLSAHTGTLFIKREKRSDTARVNQQIAEALTIGDCISIFPEGSTSDGRNLLTFNSSLFQPAIDAETLIVPVSISYKYSDGRHGDHVAYIGDMTLIESILNIVSTKHTVAVVEFGEPVPTDRRPRREIAKILEQTVRAQLIRNQGA; from the coding sequence ATGATTCCGCACGATGTATATGCAGACGTATCGGCAGAGGCACAATCCGAGCTAAAATCACCCTTTGCTCCTGCCGATTTACCCATGAATGCCAACTGGTTCACGCAGACTGTGCGTCTGCTCAGGCTCACATTTCATTTAGTTAGCGGACTACTTCAAGTGAGCCTTCTGTTTCCGCGGTATGACAGCGTGAAACGCATGAATGCTGTACGGAAATGGTCGCTGAATCTTTTGAAGATTAATGGCATTCATGTCAATGTTCGGGGCGCCACGCCTCAGGCCCGAAGCTCAGGCATTCTACTTGTGGCCAATCACATATCATGGATTGATATTTTCGTTATGAATGCCGCATATCCTTCGCGCTTCGTAGCGAAGTCTGACGTTCGTCACTGGCCACTCATCGGATGGTTAAGCGCACATACAGGCACTTTGTTTATCAAACGCGAAAAGCGATCTGATACCGCCCGAGTCAATCAACAAATCGCAGAAGCATTAACAATCGGGGATTGCATTTCCATTTTTCCCGAAGGCAGCACCAGCGACGGCCGCAATCTGCTCACGTTTAATAGCAGTCTGTTCCAACCGGCCATTGATGCCGAAACGCTCATCGTGCCCGTATCCATCTCATACAAATACAGCGATGGGCGGCATGGAGACCATGTCGCATATATCGGCGACATGACCCTCATTGAATCCATTCTGAATATTGTGTCTACCAAACATACAGTAGCCGTTGTGGAATTTGGAGAGCCCGTGCCAACCGACCGGCGCCCGCGTCGAGAGATCGCAAAAATACTAGAGCAAACAGTAAGGGCACAACTTATTCGAAACCAGGGGGCATAG